From a region of the Mercurialis annua linkage group LG1-X, ddMerAnnu1.2, whole genome shotgun sequence genome:
- the LOC126674038 gene encoding sister chromatid cohesion protein PDS5 homolog C-like isoform X1 — MTALTEEEKKLAEKVEAAVNPFISPPISTSVDDLLLLLHKLESCLSAVEQSPSNCVQKALNPAIKVLTTKKLINHSNVDVKVGVAACICEILRITAPDAPYGDEQMKEICKLIVAAFDNLSDISSPSYRRRVSILETFSKIRLWIVMLDLECNSLILEMFELFLRNVRENHPEVVFLSMGLIMIMVLEEAEDISPELLSPILSSVRKGNQSVLPIAQKLGERVIENCVSELVPYMSQAVEYMGFPLDDYDKVIAYICAQNHETLNRNNVFRDSRALKHQVSQYGELVDQDLGPPWLEPMLRASYFVPCSFHKGSSKNKCNLFCLDCMGNALCSCCSINHKDHRIIEIMQSSNHNAVRVNEIQKYMDISRVQTCITGRSKFVYLNEQPQPRFVKGVTATCEICCRSLLLLDCFRFCSIACKAKKSFDQEISNPSSVNKSPKSELIKRSPTKRSKNGSDNEDKKAEGFSDSEDI; from the exons ATGACGGCATTAACGGAGGAGGAGAAAAAGCTGGCGGAAAAAGTTGAAGCGGCTGTAAATCCGTTTATTTCACCGCCAATTTCAACTTCTGTTGATGATCTTCTTCTTTTGCTTCAT aaACTTGAAAGTTGTTTATCAGCAGTGGAACAGTCACCATCCAACTGTGTGCAAAAGGCATTGAACCCTGCAATAAAGGTATTGACAACTAAAAAGCTTATAAATCATTCAAATGTGGATGTTAAAGTTGGTGTTGCAGCTTGTATATGTGAGATTCTGAGAATTACAGCGCCGGATGCTCCTTATGGTGATGAACAAATGAAG GAAATATGTAAGTTGATTGTAGCGGCTTTTGATAATTTATCTGATATTTCAAGCCCCTCATACAGAAGAAGAGTTAGCATTctcgaaacgttttcaaaaatCAGGTTATGGATTGTGATGCTGGATCTTGAATGTAATTCTTTGATATTGGAGATGTTTGAGCTTTTTCTCAGAAATGTGAG GGAAAACCATCCTGAAGTTGTTTTTTTGTCCATGGGGCTAATTATGATCATGGTCTTGGAGGAAGCTGAAGATATTTCACCAGAGCTTCTATCCCCTATTTTAAGCAGTGTAAGAAAGGGGAACCAG AGTGTTCTGCCTATAGCTCAGAAATTAGGCGAGAGAGTGATCGAAAATTGTGTTTCAGAACTTGTACCTTACATGTCTCAGGCAGTGGAATATATGGGCTTTCCTTTAGATGATTATGATAAAGTAATTGCTTATATTTGTGCCCAAAATCACGAGACTCTGAATCGCAATAATGTCTTTCGAGATAGCAGGGCTCTGAAACATCAG GTGAGCCAGTATGGAGAACTGGTTGATCAGGATTTAGGTCCTCCATGGTTGGAACCAATGCTAAGAGCAAGCTACTTTGTACCTTGTTCATTTCATAAGGGTTCAAGTAAAAATAAATGCAATCTGTTTTGTTTGGATTGTATGGGCAATGCACTTTGTTCTTGTTGTTCGATCAATCACAAGGATCACCGCATTATCGAG ATAATGCAATCTTCAAACCACAATGCCGTAAGAGTAAATGAAATACAGAAGTATATGGATATATCACGTGTGCAGACTTGTATTACTGGTAGATCCAAATTTGTGTATCTGAATGAGCAGCCTCAACCAAGATTTGTAAAGGGTGTCACTGCTACCTGTGAGATTTGTTGCAGAAGCCTGCTTCTGCTTGATTGCTTCAGATTCTGTTCTATTGCTTGCAAG GCTAAGAAGAGTTTTGATCAAGAGATTAGCAATCCATCTTCAGTCAACAAATCTCCCAAGTCTGAACTTATTAAGAGAAGTCCCACAAAAAGATCCAAGAATGGTAGCGATAATGAGGATAAG AAAGCTGAAGGATTTTCTGATTCCGAAGACATTTAG
- the LOC126674038 gene encoding sister chromatid cohesion protein PDS5 homolog C-like isoform X3: protein MTALTEEEKKLAEKVEAAVNPFISPPISTSVDDLLLLLHKLESCLSAVEQSPSNCVQKALNPAIKVLTTKKLINHSNVDVKVGVAACICEILRITAPDAPYGDEQMKEICKLIVAAFDNLSDISSPSYRRRVSILETFSKIRLWIVMLDLECNSLILEMFELFLRNVRENHPEVVFLSMGLIMIMVLEEAEDISPELLSPILSSVRKGNQAVEYMGFPLDDYDKVIAYICAQNHETLNRNNVFRDSRALKHQVSQYGELVDQDLGPPWLEPMLRASYFVPCSFHKGSSKNKCNLFCLDCMGNALCSCCSINHKDHRIIEIMQSSNHNAVRVNEIQKYMDISRVQTCITGRSKFVYLNEQPQPRFVKGVTATCEICCRSLLLLDCFRFCSIACKAKKSFDQEISNPSSVNKSPKSELIKRSPTKRSKNGSDNEDKKAEGFSDSEDI, encoded by the exons ATGACGGCATTAACGGAGGAGGAGAAAAAGCTGGCGGAAAAAGTTGAAGCGGCTGTAAATCCGTTTATTTCACCGCCAATTTCAACTTCTGTTGATGATCTTCTTCTTTTGCTTCAT aaACTTGAAAGTTGTTTATCAGCAGTGGAACAGTCACCATCCAACTGTGTGCAAAAGGCATTGAACCCTGCAATAAAGGTATTGACAACTAAAAAGCTTATAAATCATTCAAATGTGGATGTTAAAGTTGGTGTTGCAGCTTGTATATGTGAGATTCTGAGAATTACAGCGCCGGATGCTCCTTATGGTGATGAACAAATGAAG GAAATATGTAAGTTGATTGTAGCGGCTTTTGATAATTTATCTGATATTTCAAGCCCCTCATACAGAAGAAGAGTTAGCATTctcgaaacgttttcaaaaatCAGGTTATGGATTGTGATGCTGGATCTTGAATGTAATTCTTTGATATTGGAGATGTTTGAGCTTTTTCTCAGAAATGTGAG GGAAAACCATCCTGAAGTTGTTTTTTTGTCCATGGGGCTAATTATGATCATGGTCTTGGAGGAAGCTGAAGATATTTCACCAGAGCTTCTATCCCCTATTTTAAGCAGTGTAAGAAAGGGGAACCAG GCAGTGGAATATATGGGCTTTCCTTTAGATGATTATGATAAAGTAATTGCTTATATTTGTGCCCAAAATCACGAGACTCTGAATCGCAATAATGTCTTTCGAGATAGCAGGGCTCTGAAACATCAG GTGAGCCAGTATGGAGAACTGGTTGATCAGGATTTAGGTCCTCCATGGTTGGAACCAATGCTAAGAGCAAGCTACTTTGTACCTTGTTCATTTCATAAGGGTTCAAGTAAAAATAAATGCAATCTGTTTTGTTTGGATTGTATGGGCAATGCACTTTGTTCTTGTTGTTCGATCAATCACAAGGATCACCGCATTATCGAG ATAATGCAATCTTCAAACCACAATGCCGTAAGAGTAAATGAAATACAGAAGTATATGGATATATCACGTGTGCAGACTTGTATTACTGGTAGATCCAAATTTGTGTATCTGAATGAGCAGCCTCAACCAAGATTTGTAAAGGGTGTCACTGCTACCTGTGAGATTTGTTGCAGAAGCCTGCTTCTGCTTGATTGCTTCAGATTCTGTTCTATTGCTTGCAAG GCTAAGAAGAGTTTTGATCAAGAGATTAGCAATCCATCTTCAGTCAACAAATCTCCCAAGTCTGAACTTATTAAGAGAAGTCCCACAAAAAGATCCAAGAATGGTAGCGATAATGAGGATAAG AAAGCTGAAGGATTTTCTGATTCCGAAGACATTTAG
- the LOC126674038 gene encoding sister chromatid cohesion protein PDS5 homolog C-like isoform X2 — MTALTEEEKKLAEKVEAAVNPFISPPISTSVDDLLLLLHKLESCLSAVEQSPSNCVQKALNPAIKVLTTKKLINHSNVDVKVGVAACICEILRITAPDAPYGDEQMKEICKLIVAAFDNLSDISSPSYRRRVSILETFSKIRLWIVMLDLECNSLILEMFELFLRNVRENHPEVVFLSMGLIMIMVLEEAEDISPELLSPILSSVRKGNQSVLPIAQKLGERVIENCVSELVPYMSQAVEYMGFPLDDYDKVIAYICAQNHETLNRNNVFRDSRALKHQVSQYGELVDQDLGPPWLEPMLRASYFVPCSFHKGSSKNKCNLFCLDCMGNALCSCCSINHKDHRIIEIMQSSNHNAVRVNEIQKYMDISRVQTCITGRSKFVYLNEQPQPRFVKGVTATCEICCRSLLLLDCFRFCSIACKAKKSFDQEISNPSSVNKSPKSELIKRSPTKRSKNGSDNEDKYVAES; from the exons ATGACGGCATTAACGGAGGAGGAGAAAAAGCTGGCGGAAAAAGTTGAAGCGGCTGTAAATCCGTTTATTTCACCGCCAATTTCAACTTCTGTTGATGATCTTCTTCTTTTGCTTCAT aaACTTGAAAGTTGTTTATCAGCAGTGGAACAGTCACCATCCAACTGTGTGCAAAAGGCATTGAACCCTGCAATAAAGGTATTGACAACTAAAAAGCTTATAAATCATTCAAATGTGGATGTTAAAGTTGGTGTTGCAGCTTGTATATGTGAGATTCTGAGAATTACAGCGCCGGATGCTCCTTATGGTGATGAACAAATGAAG GAAATATGTAAGTTGATTGTAGCGGCTTTTGATAATTTATCTGATATTTCAAGCCCCTCATACAGAAGAAGAGTTAGCATTctcgaaacgttttcaaaaatCAGGTTATGGATTGTGATGCTGGATCTTGAATGTAATTCTTTGATATTGGAGATGTTTGAGCTTTTTCTCAGAAATGTGAG GGAAAACCATCCTGAAGTTGTTTTTTTGTCCATGGGGCTAATTATGATCATGGTCTTGGAGGAAGCTGAAGATATTTCACCAGAGCTTCTATCCCCTATTTTAAGCAGTGTAAGAAAGGGGAACCAG AGTGTTCTGCCTATAGCTCAGAAATTAGGCGAGAGAGTGATCGAAAATTGTGTTTCAGAACTTGTACCTTACATGTCTCAGGCAGTGGAATATATGGGCTTTCCTTTAGATGATTATGATAAAGTAATTGCTTATATTTGTGCCCAAAATCACGAGACTCTGAATCGCAATAATGTCTTTCGAGATAGCAGGGCTCTGAAACATCAG GTGAGCCAGTATGGAGAACTGGTTGATCAGGATTTAGGTCCTCCATGGTTGGAACCAATGCTAAGAGCAAGCTACTTTGTACCTTGTTCATTTCATAAGGGTTCAAGTAAAAATAAATGCAATCTGTTTTGTTTGGATTGTATGGGCAATGCACTTTGTTCTTGTTGTTCGATCAATCACAAGGATCACCGCATTATCGAG ATAATGCAATCTTCAAACCACAATGCCGTAAGAGTAAATGAAATACAGAAGTATATGGATATATCACGTGTGCAGACTTGTATTACTGGTAGATCCAAATTTGTGTATCTGAATGAGCAGCCTCAACCAAGATTTGTAAAGGGTGTCACTGCTACCTGTGAGATTTGTTGCAGAAGCCTGCTTCTGCTTGATTGCTTCAGATTCTGTTCTATTGCTTGCAAG GCTAAGAAGAGTTTTGATCAAGAGATTAGCAATCCATCTTCAGTCAACAAATCTCCCAAGTCTGAACTTATTAAGAGAAGTCCCACAAAAAGATCCAAGAATGGTAGCGATAATGAGGATAAG TACGTTGCAGAAAGCTGA